Genomic DNA from Clostridium sp. BJN0013:
AGCAAAAATGTTATAGGATCTAGAGTTAAAAAAGCTCGTCATATGTTTAGTCCTACTTTAACTCAAGAAAACTTAGCTGCAAAATTGGAACTTATGAATATCAGACTTGATAGAATATCTATCTCAAGAATTGAATCTGGTGATAGATTCGTAGCTGATTATGAGGCAATTGCAATTGCTAAGGCACTTAATGTTTCTCTTAATTGGCTTCTACTGGGTAAGTAGTTCTTATATAACCTAATATTTTTCTGAACTCTCATCCCACTCTTCAACACAAAAATAAAATACATTAGTTGAGAATTTCTACCTTCTTCTACCAACTATTTAATATCTTATCATGAAAATTATGATATAATTACCATTAGTAAAGACAAGATAGTAAAATTATAAGTAATAAAGATTATTTATATAACCTTTTGTCAGGAGGTAAATTTATGCTGATGCAAGAGCTAACACCAGAAACAGTTGAAGAATGGAAAACTATTTATGTTGAATACAAAACAAAACTGTATCCAAATAGAAAAACAGCTTTAGAAATAATCGAATATCTTAAGCAAAAATATCCTATAACAGAGGAAACAAAAGAAGAATTAAAACAGGTTGTTGTGGACAATGTGCTAGTAAATGAGTATTATTCAAATAAGTTGCCTAACAGCAAAATACCTGTTGCGAAAGTGTTTTTTATTGAAAACATGGGGTTAGGAAAGTGTCTTTATGAGAAACAGGATGATGTGTTCAAGGAAAATAAAATTATTGTAGGAGTAGAACTTGAATCAGCGTTTTTCATGGTTGAAGGAAGCAGTATGTTGTGGGATGAATTATTTGCTTTCAGAGGTTTAGATGAGGATGATTTAAATAACTTTTATTTAGTTGCAGAATATATTATTTGTTTGAAAAAATTTGATATGTTGGACAGCGTATTAGCAGGAGTAAAATGAGAATAATTTGTATTTGCAGTTAAGAGACAATATTCATATTTAACATAATAACTAAAAAAGCAAATAATTTATTCTAGCACCGTAAAATTTAAATTTGAACTGCACCCTGTCAAGTAGACAGGATAGATTTCACAGATAAACAATAACTTCTATTTATCTAAAATTCCTTTTTTCATATAATCTACAATTAATTTGTCCAGTTTCCAACTTAGATTTAATGTATCCATACTCATTGTACCTTT
This window encodes:
- a CDS encoding helix-turn-helix domain-containing protein, producing the protein MFSPTLTQENLAAKLELMNIRLDRISISRIESGDRFVADYEAIAIAKALNVSLNWLLLGK
- a CDS encoding aspartyl-phosphate phosphatase Spo0E family protein codes for the protein MDKNIKMKHQIEEVRETLNNKLLQDILNKGTMSMDTLNLSWKLDKLIVDYMKKGILDK